From one Xiphophorus hellerii strain 12219 chromosome 18, Xiphophorus_hellerii-4.1, whole genome shotgun sequence genomic stretch:
- the zc3h4 gene encoding zinc finger CCCH domain-containing protein 4 isoform X2, whose translation MAVESMTVHPNSPTTNHEHNSLLTDERPEDGELEEGELEDDAGDMEEEEAGQDLSAAAGPGGERGEDAGGGEGGGDVAADRPRRSRDPHPSSASDDERSHRHKRKRKKEKEREREKEKRRSKKKRKAKHKRHASSDDDHSDFSDDSDYSPSEKRKYRDYSPQYTSSSHGGYGGPKKGGYMKMDKQGYSGYDDYEDDIYEGEEDEDMGEEEYDDFAKELNQYRKAKEGGRGGRGGRGRMKSLRGRGGMRGGRRGRGGSRGRGGRVGRMGGDDDGDGYGEDMEYGEEDYDNMGDDDYDDYSKELCHYKRSKDRGRGMKGGRGRGRGKGGRGMIRGAKGRSRGRGRGDMGNDGDNNCDMDNGDGGDGPGAGRRHHHEKHQDKKGKAICKYYIEGRCTWGDHCNFSHDIELPKKKELCKFYITGFCARADHCPYMHGEFPCKLFHTTGNCVNGDECMFSHEDLNDDTQELLNKMLAEDAEAGAEDEKEVEELKKQGINPLPKPPPGVGLLPTPPRPVSMDANMGVGDFGGPVVDTFGGPPGSSQVPLVGKGPPVPPPVPGPNVPVGPVHSPDGSPYPGGPPTNPGCPSPHMVPPPAGGSGASAGKKIPSLFEIKVQPTGQLAQKLAVSQAPSSGPAQSAPPGPPGAPGAAPPRFPGPAGMMSPDSQNMGPGGAPMMGGFGCSDGGAGPPPGGGNFFNEFYNQQDGMKMEGVQEGDRFQSFPAMDDRGAPGPRDGSANGAPAGQGGISVPDFLPPAQRVLFMRIQQKQQEEEERARRMAEGGAEKSKDVEGDSGNWYSSEDEDGGSSVTSILKTLRQQTQPTQKPDGHPGDSRLQKAAAARPADPRLARDPRLARAAESAHAADGAQPAAPSSLGPPTDPRLARLAAAKVEPALVYKPPPLTAPAAEEEETERVLRDKPVPIPLDPLMGMALRDPRSQLQQFSHIKKDIVLHMPAFAKTVTWSPEDLLPIPPPKQDLLPLPPGIPPAPPADPRLTRTQPPASTQAQDPPASSSSSSSSSSSLPDFELLSRILKTVNSQTSSPPHAPTPPLALLAQPPPADKPVDPRVRKPPSDPRLQPQKSALKQPEPAPSAPTPPPAAPSTSSPPGIAPYDPRLLSAGGSGRSGAAGAQGGASVLSSISLYDPRTNKPASPGTSSGSPNSAGTEPKPSDLTAGKPKPKEPLFVRKSALDQPEPEKSSEQGTDRYNSYNRPRPKPAPSPNSASQTGLAAAGSPGAPVGAGDPAPAGVHILPVPSLFGVVKQASKAGGAGSPFGGSSPAQSDPAAAEQDNASLKDVFKGFDPTASPFCQ comes from the exons ATGGCTGTGGAAAGCATGACTGTCCATCCAAACTCCCCAACTACCAACCACGAACACAACAGTCTTCTGACTGACGAAAG GCCTGAAGATGGAGAGCTGGAGGAGGGCGAGTTGGAAGACGATGCAGGggacatggaggaggaggaggcgggcCAGGACTTGTCTGCAGCGGCGGGACCGGGCGGAGAACGGGGCGAGGACGCCGGCGGCGGCGAAGGAGGAGGAGACGTGGCGGCGGACAGGCCTCGCCGAAGCCGAGACCCCCACCCGAGCAGCGCCTCAGACGACGAGCGCTCCCACCGCCACAAGAGGAAACGGAAGAAAGAGAAGGAACGGGAacgggaaaaagaaaagaggaggtcCAAGAAGAAACGCAAAGCCAAGCATAAA CGGCACGCTTCTTCTGATGACGATCACTCAGACTTCAGCGATGACTCTGACTACAGTCCAAGCGAGAAGAGGAAGTACAGAGATTACAGTCCGCAGTACACCTCCTCT tCTCATGGCGGCTACGGTGGGCCGAAGAAGGGCGGCTACATGAAGATGGACAAACAGGGCTACAGTGGCTATGATGACTATGAAGACGACATCTACGAGGGAGAGGAGGATGAAGACATGGGCGAGGAAGAGTATGACGACTTCGCAAAGGAGCTCAACCAGTACCGCAAGGCCAAAGAGGGCGGCCGGGGCGGAAGAG GGGGCAGAGGTCGCATGAAGAGCCTGAGAGGACGCGGGGGAATGAGGGGAGGGAGGCGGGGGAGAGGAGGAAGCCGAGGACGGGGTGGACGAGTTGGAAGGATGGGCGGAGACGACGACGGGGACGGATATGGAGAGGACATGGAG TACGGAGAGGAAGACTACGACAACATGGGGGACGATGATTATGACGACTATTCCAAAGAACTCTGCCACTACAAACGCTCTAAAGACAGAGGCAGAG GAATGAAAGGAGGCCGCGGTCGAGGCAGAgggaaaggaggaagaggaatgATCCGAGGAGCGAAGGGCCGAAGCAGAGGGCGAGGAAGAGGCGATATGGGCAACGACGGCGACAACAACTGCGACATGGACAACGGG GATGGAGGCGACGGACCAGGAGCCGGGAGGAGGCATCACCACGAAAAGCACCAGGATAAGAAAGGAAAAGCCATCTGCAAGTACTACATCGAGGGCAGATGCACCTGG ggggacCACTGCAACTTCAGCCATGACATTGAACTGCCGAAGAAGAAGGAGCTGTGTAAATTCTACATCACTGGATTCTGCGCCCGCGCCGACCACTGTCCCTACATGCATG GTGAGTTTCCATGTAAGCTGTTCCACACCACAGGAAACTGTGTGAACGGAGATGAGTGCATGTTCTCCCATGAAGACCTCAACGACGACACCCAGGAGCTGCTCAACAAG ATGCTGGCAGAAGATGCTGAGGCTGGAGCCGAGGATGaaaaggaggtggaggagctgaagaagcaggGCATCAACCCTCTTCCCAAACCCCCTCCTGGAGTCGGCCTGCTCCCCACTCCTCCCCGCCCTGTTTCCATGGACGCCAACATGGGGGTTGGTGACTTTGGCGGGCCTGTGGTTGATACCTTTGGGGGTCCTCCTGGATCCAGCCAGGTTCCTCTTGTAGGCAAAGGTCCACCGGTTCCACCGCCCGTCCCCGGACCCAACGTCCCTGTTGGTCCAGTCCACAGTCCTGATGGAAGCCCCTACCCAGGAGGACCCCCCACCAATCCTGGCTGCCCCTCCCCGCACATGGTGCCCCCGCCCGCTGGTGGGTCAGGGGCCTCAGCCGGGAAGAAGATCCCTTCGCTGTTTGAGATTAAAGTCCAGCCAACTGGACAACTGGCTCAGAAACTGGCTGTCAG CCAGGCTCCCAGTAGCGGCCCGGCTCAGTCCGCACCCCCAGGACCGCCAGGCGCCCCGGGAGCCGCTCCGCCCCGCTTCCCCGGACCCGCCGGCATGATGTCCCCCGACTCGCAGAACATGGGGCCCGGCGGAGCCCCCATGATGGGAGGGTTCGGCTGCAGTGACGGAGGGGCGGGACCGCCGCCGGGAGGAGGAAACTTCTTCAACGAGTTCTACAATCAGCAGGACGGGATGAAGATGGAGGGAGTTCAGGAGG GCGACAGGTTTCAGAGTTTTCCCGCCATGGACGACAGAGGGGCGCCTGGACCCAGAGACGGTTCTGCTAACGGGGCGCCGGCCGGCCAGGGAGGCATCTCCGTGCCGGACTTCCTGCCTCCTGCCCAGCGGGTTCTGTTCATGAGGATccagcagaaacagcaggaggaggaggagcgcgCTCGCAGGATGGCCGAGGGCGGAGCAGAAAAGTCCAAAGATGTCGAAG gCGACTCGGGGAACTGGTACTCCAGTGAGGATGAGGACGGCGGCAGCAGCGTGACCTCCATCTTGAAGACGCTGCGCCAGCAGACTCAGCCGACCCAGAAACCCGACGGCCATCCCGGCGACTCCCGCCTCCAGAAGGCGGCCGCGGCTCGCCCGGCAGACCCCCGTTTGGCCCGGGACCCCCGCCTGGCGCGCGCCGCCGAGTCGGCCCACGCAGCGGATGGCGCCCAGCCGGCGGCGCCGTCGTCCCTGGGCCCGCCCACCGACCCGCGGTTAGCCAGGCTGGCAGCCGCCAAGGTGGAACCAGCGCTGGTCTACAAGCCGCCACCGCTCACCGCCCCGGCGgccgaggaggaggagacggagcgGGTCCTGCGGGACAAGCCGGTGCCGATCCCGTTGGACCCACTGATGGGCATGGCGCTCAGGGACCCGCGCTCGCAGCTGCAGCAGTTCAGCCACATCAAGAAGGACATCGTCCTGCACATGCCCGCCTTCGCCAAGACCGTCACCTGGTCGCCTGAAGACCTGCTCCCCATACCGCCGCCCAAACAGGACCTGCTGCCGCTGCCGCCCGGCATCCCACCCGCCCCCCCGGCGGACCCGCGCCTCACCAGAACCCAGCCCCCCGCCTCCACGCAGGCGCAGGACCCGcccgcctcttcctcctcctcctcctcctcttcctcgtcccTTCCAGACTTTGAGCTGCTGTCTCGCATCCTGAAGACGGTGAACTCCCAGACTTCCTCCCCACCACACGCGCCAACCCCCCCCTTGGCGCTGCTCGCTCAGCCGCCCCCTGCAGACAAACCCGTCGACCCCCGCGTACGCAAGCCTCCGTCCGACCCGCGCCTCCAGCCGCAGAAATCAGCGCTAAAGCAGCCGGAACCGGCTCCATCCGCTCCGACTCCACCTCCAGCCGCTCCGTCCACTTCCTCCCCGCCGGGCATTGCGCCCTATGACCCCCGCCTGCTGTCTGCCGGGGGGTCCGGCCGCAGCGGGGCCGCCGGGGCTCAAGGGGGCGCCAGCGTGCTCAGCAGCATCAGCCTGTATGACCCACGGACTAACAAACCGGCCAGCCCCGGTACCAGCAGCGGCTCCCCCAACTCGGCCGGCACCGAGCCCAAACCCAGCGACCTGACGGCGGGGAAACCCAAACCCAAAGAGCCGTTGTTTGTTCGGAAGTCCGCTCTGGACCAGCCGGAACCGGAAAAGAGCTCAGAGCAAGGCACCGACCGCTACAACAGCTACAACCGGCCGCGACCCAAACCCGCTCCGTCGCCGAACTCTGCCTCCCAAACGGGTCTGGCCGCCGCCGGGTCGCCAGGCGCTCCTGTGGGAGCTGGTGACCCGGCGCCGGCGGGAGTCCACATCCTGCCGGTGCCGTCGCTGTTTGGCGTGGTGAAGCAGGCGTCCAAAGCGGGCGGCGCCGGCAGCCCGTTCGGAGGAAGCAGCCCGGCGCAGTCGGATCCGGCCGCCGCCGAGCAGGACAACGCCTCGCTGAAAGACGTGTTCAAAGGCTTCGACCCCACGGCGTCGCCTTTCTGCCAGTAA
- the zc3h4 gene encoding zinc finger CCCH domain-containing protein 4 isoform X1, translated as MAVESMTVHPNSPTTNHEHNSLLTDERPEDGELEEGELEDDAGDMEEEEAGQDLSAAAGPGGERGEDAGGGEGGGDVAADRPRRSRDPHPSSASDDERSHRHKRKRKKEKEREREKEKRRSKKKRKAKHKRHASSDDDHSDFSDDSDYSPSEKRKYRDYSPQYTSSSHGGYGGPKKGGYMKMDKQGYSGYDDYEDDIYEGEEDEDMGEEEYDDFAKELNQYRKAKEGGRGGRGGRGRMKSLRGRGGMRGGRRGRGGSRGRGGRVGRMGGDDDGDGYGEDMEYGEEDYDNMGDDDYDDYSKELCHYKRSKDRGRGMKGGRGRGRGKGGRGMIRGAKGRSRGRGRGDMGNDGDNNCDMDNGDGGDGPGAGRRHHHEKHQDKKGKAICKYYIEGRCTWGDHCNFSHDIELPKKKELCKFYITGFCARADHCPYMHGEFPCKLFHTTGNCVNGDECMFSHEDLNDDTQELLNKMLAEDAEAGAEDEKEVEELKKQGINPLPKPPPGVGLLPTPPRPVSMDANMGVGDFGGPVVDTFGGPPGSSQVPLVGKGPPVPPPVPGPNVPVGPVHSPDGSPYPGGPPTNPGCPSPHMVPPPAGGSGASAGKKIPSLFEIKVQPTGQLAQKLAVRSQAPSSGPAQSAPPGPPGAPGAAPPRFPGPAGMMSPDSQNMGPGGAPMMGGFGCSDGGAGPPPGGGNFFNEFYNQQDGMKMEGVQEGDRFQSFPAMDDRGAPGPRDGSANGAPAGQGGISVPDFLPPAQRVLFMRIQQKQQEEEERARRMAEGGAEKSKDVEGDSGNWYSSEDEDGGSSVTSILKTLRQQTQPTQKPDGHPGDSRLQKAAAARPADPRLARDPRLARAAESAHAADGAQPAAPSSLGPPTDPRLARLAAAKVEPALVYKPPPLTAPAAEEEETERVLRDKPVPIPLDPLMGMALRDPRSQLQQFSHIKKDIVLHMPAFAKTVTWSPEDLLPIPPPKQDLLPLPPGIPPAPPADPRLTRTQPPASTQAQDPPASSSSSSSSSSSLPDFELLSRILKTVNSQTSSPPHAPTPPLALLAQPPPADKPVDPRVRKPPSDPRLQPQKSALKQPEPAPSAPTPPPAAPSTSSPPGIAPYDPRLLSAGGSGRSGAAGAQGGASVLSSISLYDPRTNKPASPGTSSGSPNSAGTEPKPSDLTAGKPKPKEPLFVRKSALDQPEPEKSSEQGTDRYNSYNRPRPKPAPSPNSASQTGLAAAGSPGAPVGAGDPAPAGVHILPVPSLFGVVKQASKAGGAGSPFGGSSPAQSDPAAAEQDNASLKDVFKGFDPTASPFCQ; from the exons ATGGCTGTGGAAAGCATGACTGTCCATCCAAACTCCCCAACTACCAACCACGAACACAACAGTCTTCTGACTGACGAAAG GCCTGAAGATGGAGAGCTGGAGGAGGGCGAGTTGGAAGACGATGCAGGggacatggaggaggaggaggcgggcCAGGACTTGTCTGCAGCGGCGGGACCGGGCGGAGAACGGGGCGAGGACGCCGGCGGCGGCGAAGGAGGAGGAGACGTGGCGGCGGACAGGCCTCGCCGAAGCCGAGACCCCCACCCGAGCAGCGCCTCAGACGACGAGCGCTCCCACCGCCACAAGAGGAAACGGAAGAAAGAGAAGGAACGGGAacgggaaaaagaaaagaggaggtcCAAGAAGAAACGCAAAGCCAAGCATAAA CGGCACGCTTCTTCTGATGACGATCACTCAGACTTCAGCGATGACTCTGACTACAGTCCAAGCGAGAAGAGGAAGTACAGAGATTACAGTCCGCAGTACACCTCCTCT tCTCATGGCGGCTACGGTGGGCCGAAGAAGGGCGGCTACATGAAGATGGACAAACAGGGCTACAGTGGCTATGATGACTATGAAGACGACATCTACGAGGGAGAGGAGGATGAAGACATGGGCGAGGAAGAGTATGACGACTTCGCAAAGGAGCTCAACCAGTACCGCAAGGCCAAAGAGGGCGGCCGGGGCGGAAGAG GGGGCAGAGGTCGCATGAAGAGCCTGAGAGGACGCGGGGGAATGAGGGGAGGGAGGCGGGGGAGAGGAGGAAGCCGAGGACGGGGTGGACGAGTTGGAAGGATGGGCGGAGACGACGACGGGGACGGATATGGAGAGGACATGGAG TACGGAGAGGAAGACTACGACAACATGGGGGACGATGATTATGACGACTATTCCAAAGAACTCTGCCACTACAAACGCTCTAAAGACAGAGGCAGAG GAATGAAAGGAGGCCGCGGTCGAGGCAGAgggaaaggaggaagaggaatgATCCGAGGAGCGAAGGGCCGAAGCAGAGGGCGAGGAAGAGGCGATATGGGCAACGACGGCGACAACAACTGCGACATGGACAACGGG GATGGAGGCGACGGACCAGGAGCCGGGAGGAGGCATCACCACGAAAAGCACCAGGATAAGAAAGGAAAAGCCATCTGCAAGTACTACATCGAGGGCAGATGCACCTGG ggggacCACTGCAACTTCAGCCATGACATTGAACTGCCGAAGAAGAAGGAGCTGTGTAAATTCTACATCACTGGATTCTGCGCCCGCGCCGACCACTGTCCCTACATGCATG GTGAGTTTCCATGTAAGCTGTTCCACACCACAGGAAACTGTGTGAACGGAGATGAGTGCATGTTCTCCCATGAAGACCTCAACGACGACACCCAGGAGCTGCTCAACAAG ATGCTGGCAGAAGATGCTGAGGCTGGAGCCGAGGATGaaaaggaggtggaggagctgaagaagcaggGCATCAACCCTCTTCCCAAACCCCCTCCTGGAGTCGGCCTGCTCCCCACTCCTCCCCGCCCTGTTTCCATGGACGCCAACATGGGGGTTGGTGACTTTGGCGGGCCTGTGGTTGATACCTTTGGGGGTCCTCCTGGATCCAGCCAGGTTCCTCTTGTAGGCAAAGGTCCACCGGTTCCACCGCCCGTCCCCGGACCCAACGTCCCTGTTGGTCCAGTCCACAGTCCTGATGGAAGCCCCTACCCAGGAGGACCCCCCACCAATCCTGGCTGCCCCTCCCCGCACATGGTGCCCCCGCCCGCTGGTGGGTCAGGGGCCTCAGCCGGGAAGAAGATCCCTTCGCTGTTTGAGATTAAAGTCCAGCCAACTGGACAACTGGCTCAGAAACTGGCTGTCAG AAGCCAGGCTCCCAGTAGCGGCCCGGCTCAGTCCGCACCCCCAGGACCGCCAGGCGCCCCGGGAGCCGCTCCGCCCCGCTTCCCCGGACCCGCCGGCATGATGTCCCCCGACTCGCAGAACATGGGGCCCGGCGGAGCCCCCATGATGGGAGGGTTCGGCTGCAGTGACGGAGGGGCGGGACCGCCGCCGGGAGGAGGAAACTTCTTCAACGAGTTCTACAATCAGCAGGACGGGATGAAGATGGAGGGAGTTCAGGAGG GCGACAGGTTTCAGAGTTTTCCCGCCATGGACGACAGAGGGGCGCCTGGACCCAGAGACGGTTCTGCTAACGGGGCGCCGGCCGGCCAGGGAGGCATCTCCGTGCCGGACTTCCTGCCTCCTGCCCAGCGGGTTCTGTTCATGAGGATccagcagaaacagcaggaggaggaggagcgcgCTCGCAGGATGGCCGAGGGCGGAGCAGAAAAGTCCAAAGATGTCGAAG gCGACTCGGGGAACTGGTACTCCAGTGAGGATGAGGACGGCGGCAGCAGCGTGACCTCCATCTTGAAGACGCTGCGCCAGCAGACTCAGCCGACCCAGAAACCCGACGGCCATCCCGGCGACTCCCGCCTCCAGAAGGCGGCCGCGGCTCGCCCGGCAGACCCCCGTTTGGCCCGGGACCCCCGCCTGGCGCGCGCCGCCGAGTCGGCCCACGCAGCGGATGGCGCCCAGCCGGCGGCGCCGTCGTCCCTGGGCCCGCCCACCGACCCGCGGTTAGCCAGGCTGGCAGCCGCCAAGGTGGAACCAGCGCTGGTCTACAAGCCGCCACCGCTCACCGCCCCGGCGgccgaggaggaggagacggagcgGGTCCTGCGGGACAAGCCGGTGCCGATCCCGTTGGACCCACTGATGGGCATGGCGCTCAGGGACCCGCGCTCGCAGCTGCAGCAGTTCAGCCACATCAAGAAGGACATCGTCCTGCACATGCCCGCCTTCGCCAAGACCGTCACCTGGTCGCCTGAAGACCTGCTCCCCATACCGCCGCCCAAACAGGACCTGCTGCCGCTGCCGCCCGGCATCCCACCCGCCCCCCCGGCGGACCCGCGCCTCACCAGAACCCAGCCCCCCGCCTCCACGCAGGCGCAGGACCCGcccgcctcttcctcctcctcctcctcctcttcctcgtcccTTCCAGACTTTGAGCTGCTGTCTCGCATCCTGAAGACGGTGAACTCCCAGACTTCCTCCCCACCACACGCGCCAACCCCCCCCTTGGCGCTGCTCGCTCAGCCGCCCCCTGCAGACAAACCCGTCGACCCCCGCGTACGCAAGCCTCCGTCCGACCCGCGCCTCCAGCCGCAGAAATCAGCGCTAAAGCAGCCGGAACCGGCTCCATCCGCTCCGACTCCACCTCCAGCCGCTCCGTCCACTTCCTCCCCGCCGGGCATTGCGCCCTATGACCCCCGCCTGCTGTCTGCCGGGGGGTCCGGCCGCAGCGGGGCCGCCGGGGCTCAAGGGGGCGCCAGCGTGCTCAGCAGCATCAGCCTGTATGACCCACGGACTAACAAACCGGCCAGCCCCGGTACCAGCAGCGGCTCCCCCAACTCGGCCGGCACCGAGCCCAAACCCAGCGACCTGACGGCGGGGAAACCCAAACCCAAAGAGCCGTTGTTTGTTCGGAAGTCCGCTCTGGACCAGCCGGAACCGGAAAAGAGCTCAGAGCAAGGCACCGACCGCTACAACAGCTACAACCGGCCGCGACCCAAACCCGCTCCGTCGCCGAACTCTGCCTCCCAAACGGGTCTGGCCGCCGCCGGGTCGCCAGGCGCTCCTGTGGGAGCTGGTGACCCGGCGCCGGCGGGAGTCCACATCCTGCCGGTGCCGTCGCTGTTTGGCGTGGTGAAGCAGGCGTCCAAAGCGGGCGGCGCCGGCAGCCCGTTCGGAGGAAGCAGCCCGGCGCAGTCGGATCCGGCCGCCGCCGAGCAGGACAACGCCTCGCTGAAAGACGTGTTCAAAGGCTTCGACCCCACGGCGTCGCCTTTCTGCCAGTAA